A segment of the Lycium ferocissimum isolate CSIRO_LF1 chromosome 10, AGI_CSIRO_Lferr_CH_V1, whole genome shotgun sequence genome:
TTTGTTCGTGTTGTTTGTTTTGATAATTTACAGGACCCGCCTAAAGAATGGGAAAGCAAGTCAGGACCCGCCTGAAGAATAGGAAGCCCGCCTGAAGAATGGGAGGCAAGTCAGGACTCGCCTGAAAAATGAGGACACCTTTCAATTTCAAGTCAGGAGCCCGCCTAGAGAATAGGGATgactttcaattttaagttcAGAAACCAGCATGAAGAATCAAATCAAGATTCATGAGAAGCTGCATAGATAGGATCTTGTACTTGTATTTTctatataacttttattttcattttggaTGTAATGACAGGAGCCACGGACTGGAATCTTGACAGGATCTCACCCGCCTCTCCAGCTCAGTATGTTCCATCACCCTTTTGTTTCTTGAACTACACGAGACCTGATTCTCTTATAGCCCGGGATATGTAGGATGCCCAAGACCAGGGCTCGGTCACATTTTTGTTACGTTCCTTTCTTCTCCTCCAAATAATGGTCAGGTCAAAATTTGTCTCGTCATCTACGTCTTTGTCTGAGAACTCTTCGTGTTCCCAACCAAAGAGGGACAGGTTGTAGACTAAGTAATTTTTTACCCTTCCCGAGTTGTTTTACACAATTTTTAacattaaatatttcttttcggCTTCATCTCACTATTCCgaattttatctcattttattgttttgtcgcgaaaattaaaaaaaataatacaaaaataaagtCTATTTAAGACAaagagaaaattttcaaaaaatattcttttcatttttttaactgGATTTAAATGTATAGTTTGTATTTTTCTTAAGTCTAAAATTAGGTGGTTAATATGCTTATAAGtgtatttaaatttttgttaaaacaaagaaaagacaaaaaaaatagaaccgaTCACATTGTGGCATATATCAAGATTCCTTCTTATCATTTCCCAACAAACCTTGCCCATGCCATTTTTTCCTTCACAGATGCACTACACGTTTTTTCCTTCACAGACGCGCTACACGTTTTTTCGCATCCCATACaaaatttcctttttacccttttcttgGTCACTACTCCATACAAAAAGAGGATATTaattccattaaaaaaaaacaaaaaagggggggggggggggaacaaGAGGGTCTATCATTTTTTCATAGAGAAAGGAATATATACCCATATCACACAATACACGAATAGGAACAGATAGAGAAATAGGAGGGACccagaacaaaaaaaaaaaaaaaatcatcatcttctccattttttttactCGCCGGAAACTACCCACCACCACCGTTGTCACCTTCATCCCCGCCCCTTACCCATCTCCAACACTTCACCACCCCATTTCCCGATCACCACCTCCCACCATTAAACCAGTCACCAAATAGACCCTTTCCATCTCCTTCACCGTTCAAACCACCAACCTATCTCCACCACCGTTATCACCCTTAACCCCCTGACCATCTGACCACCTGACCACCATTAAAACCGACCATCTCCACCCCACACCACCATCCACCTCTCACCATCTCGCCACCACCTGTAACCAGCCCATAACCATCCCCGTCACCACACCGTCTCAACCACCCCAAAACCCATTAACGCTACCCTCACACACCCCACAAAATGCACTTCCAAAATCACCACCAACCACCTCTTAAACACCACTCGTCTCCACCCCTAACCATCAACAACACCAGCACAACCACCGGAAAACCCACAAACCGTCACCACCCTTGCTTTCCAAAAACCCAAACCCACAACGGACAACAAACACACCCATACACAAAAAGGACACCATAGAGAAAGAGACGGACAGTGACGAATAGAgatagaccaaaaaaaaaaggcacaaaAATACACAGAGAACAGAGAGGACAGTGCcaacaaaaagcaaaaaaggttggagttttctttctttttctgttgAGTGTTTTCGAGTTCCGGTTGCGGTTCCCATCAAGTTCAGATTCATCTAATTTGAGGTCCAATTCTAAACTTTATGCCATCTTTAATTCATAgatcttggttgttgttgtttggatggaattttgtttgttgttggttgtttgtcTTTTACTCTTGAATAAATTTAGTTGTTGATTGATAGATTGTGGCTTTAGATATTTTGCCTCGAAATTAATTGCCCGATTTTAATTAATAGTTCTTCTGTTTATTGTTAActgataaattaaaaaaaaatgtttgcgTTCCTCCTCATCTTGGGATTGCTACGTTGAGGAGGCAAATTTTAGGTTTGAATAATTGCTTGTGTGTGTTTTCTtttactctttttaaaaaaaaaaaaattatgtattcaTTTCCCGGGTGGGATGTCccggaagaaaacaaaaatgtaaaaatggTGGCCGCCCATGGAGAAGACCCTGGGATGTCGGGGATAGCTTAGTATAGTTTAGCATAGTGTAGTTTAGGTttattttctctcattttttcttttacttcggGTGGTAATAATTCGAACTTTATTTTCGAACTTTTCTTGTGCGTGTGCTTGTGTGATTGTTTGAGTTTACCTGATTGAGTTTTCTAATTCAAGCCAACACGATATCAACAAAGCGACCATGCTTGAATCACGGGACTCGAGGGATGCCTCACACCTTCCCCTCGGTTAACAGAATTCCTTAACTGGAATCTCTGTCGTTGATCagtttttttaaagtcaaacttgttttgaaagggacattgattttaaggtgactTGGCACACCAAAACTCGATGCTAGGTGACGACTCTTTTTCTCTAAATAAAATCCCTTTTCGAAGCACAAAATTAGTCACTTTCGATTTGAAAACCCTTTTGAACTCAACATAATAAATGATTTTTGTGGGAAAAAAGAGGTGACAgctcaaattaaaaaaaaaaaaaatagtatctTGGTGATATTCTAATTTTTAGTTCCAAAAGAATTTAAATGATAACTGATTCATAATATAAATGGCTCATGTATCGGGGTCAATTCTTCTAAACAAGACAACTCTGTTAGTAAAATATTATCATATTGAAACTTACCagaaataaaacaataacaatttttgaaaaaaaaaaaatactctttCGTGATGAGAAAAGCAATTTTGGTTTGATAAGGATGTAAATCATTGTGATAGGTCGCTCCGCAAACCACACTTCTAAACAAGACAACTCTGTtagtaaaatcttatcatattGAAACTTACCagaaataaaacaataacaatttttaaaaaaaaaatactgtttCGTGATGAGAAAAGCAATTTTGGTTTGATAAGGATGTAAATCATACACAACACTTCATAACACGTGTATTTATGATTGATAAATTCGTagtttggaaaaataaattgtccagaaaaacaataaaaaaaaaaaaaaaactttagaggAGATGAGAGAATATCTTTTTATGTATTTAGTTCACAAATGATATTGCTTATAAAGGTCAATCATAAGAACTGTTACAAAGAGAAATTAACGGGGAGTCACAACAATCAAAGAGTTGTTACACTATTCAAGATAGTTGTTACGAATTGATTTAAAAGTGTAGTTACAGAGATTGATTCTGGAGATGTTACATATATTAATTCTAGGACAAGTTACAAGATTTTTgcattttgaaattgaaaaagatGAGATCCAAGTAAAATGGTGTGCCACATCGCGCACTTATCACGAGCACGAGTCAAGCCAGATGGACGACACCGAcgatatgtgtgtgtgtgtttgccAAGTTTCAACTCAATATGGAGGAAATTCAATTTATCTCAAATGGAAGAGCTCTGTACacaagtaagaaaaaaaaaagaagaagaaaacggTAAAAATGGGTTGAACGTATTAAAAATGGCTTAAAGTTGTCCTCCTTCCACTTATTGGACCTAAACTGCCCTTAACGTTACTTTTTAGGTTTGAAATGCTCCTCCTTCCACCTGTTGGGACCCCATGATCCTTAACGTTAATTTTCAAGTTAAAAATGTCCTTCCTTTATCATGAGATGACATTTCTGAGGCTTTAATTAAATAGGTGACGATCAACTGGTTCACGTGGTCCTAACCATAAATTACTCGTTCCATCTGAATTAATCCAAAACAACTAGAAATCACTTGTTCATACCTAGTTCCTCACATTTTGTGATAGAAAGAATTTAAAAGGGAACAATGTCTTTCTTCCATTgaagatgatttttttgtttatcGATTCCAGATCTAGGTTCAATCCAGCTTCTTCACCCTAACAATAGTGGATTTTTAGAGATCCAGCACCAACAATTCCAAACAAATAAATTAGGATGGGTCGGGGTTATTTATAAATTGTGTCTAATATCCATATGGATCAATAAATCAATACCATCTGTTTATCTAAAGCCCCACATATGTCATCTCATAATTTTGTTAAAATGAGAGAGATTTTTAACCCGTAAGGGGCAATTGAGGTCCAAAAGTGGAAGAATGAGCATTTTTAACTTAAAAAGTAACATTAAGGACAATTAAGGTTCAATAGATGGAAGTAGGATAGATTTTAGCCATTTTTAATACATTAGGGACATTTTCGACGCCTTTTTCGAAGAAATTGGTCTAAAACTATACATGTTTCATATTTTAGAAATAAGTTCATCTCAACCTGAAAATTACGTTTGTTTCTTCTCAACCTAAAAATTACATTTGGAGAGCCCCACACAAACCTAATTAACGTGATTCTGAATTTTGCAGTCGCATtcttatagcctgtttgaccaagtttttaggagaaaataagTTCTTTTAAGAATTAGTAGAAACTGATTTCATAAGCTAAAATGAATagattttctccaaaaatacttttttcaaaaaagaaacaatTAGAACTGCATTATAAAAGTTTGACCAAACACTAAGTGCTGTTCAAAGTTGCTTCTTAAATTAATTAGTAGGTGTTTGACCATAGGATTTGAAGCAcgatttcatattttgatttcaaatcagcGTTTGTTTATGAAATTTGCATGAAATTCCGACTTcaacttcatatcatgatttcaaatctcaattctccaaaaaggaggatttgagatttcaaattgtgattccaatttttttaaaatgtaaaacttgattcataaatttatatattataaaaaaagatcaataagttggtagatatattttttaaatgtaaaacttgactcaaAATGACAATGTTGGTTCGTCTTCTAGGTTATCTGATCGGGAATGCATGCTCGACGTGAAGAGATTGCACCATGTGAGAGTATTATATTAAAGAGTTGTTACACTACAACtcatattaaatttttctttttattgaattaAAGTTCGATCAatagatgttgtatttttttagaaaagccttccAGTAGCATATTAACTTTGTTATAAATTaggatttgctcatttggtaagattgtataagactTGTgaaattttgatagttttcacaacttatatgagattttcatatttttgagaaaaaatacaatttaagaaattcaaattatatatcCAAATAAAACTTTGACTTCAAATCAAACTCAAATCactcatttcaaatcatgtccaaatgaAATCTTAGTCAAATATAAATTGCTTctcacaaaaaattaaaaaattcttttagaaaAAACTGGCTTTAGAAGCTTTGCGAAACTAACTTGCACCTTATTAGGTGGGATCCTCCTATCGGTACTAATGTCATTAACTTGGCAacgaattaaaaaataaatcattctGTTGCAAAATTTCTGAAATCGCCCTATAAAAAACTTGCCTTTTCCAGTTGTGAAAAACGCCAAATAGAACTTTATGTTATCTTCACCGGAAGCTCCTGGACTTCCCCACAATTTTCCTTTACAAATCATTCTCATGAAAACCCAAAACTCAAGACAAGAACCTTCTCTTTATCTACCGCGTTATTCCTCcgtttcaaattatttatcattttttaaacGCTCTTTAAAAGGCATTAATTAGAGaattttttgattattttacttttatttatatcttaaaatttatctctttattaaatatttatttaaaatttatctctttattaaatatttattcaatttataattaaatGAAGGGTTTGTAGTATTCAAAAACAATTACTTCAAAAAAACATAATgagtaaaaataattaatttgtcTTGAACTCATTTTTGAGacgagggtttttttttttttttggttgcaaTAATAAACAACTAAAGGAGAGAGTACACTATAGTCCAAAACAGCAAAATCTTGATCCTATaaaataaaccccttctcatcCTAGCTAGACCCTTCTAGAATTGTCCTTTACCAATATCTTCTCCTTTTTATATAGTACTATTTCAAGGCCCGGCGATGATCCATTAATAGCAAAGCAAACTCTCAATATTTCCACTCTCTCAGCAAACTAACAAAATTTCCAAGAAAGTTTCAGTTGATCAATAATGGCTTCATCAGCTGCAATGAAAATCCCATTTTCCATGCACAAACTGGAGGAAAAAACTCCATTCTTAGGCAAGAAAATCAGCTTCTCACCACGTAACAAATGTTACCTGAAACAAAAACACTACAAACCCATGAAAGTAGTGAACGAAAAGGTAGTTGGAATAGACTTAGGTACAACAAATTCAGCAGTAGCAGTAATGGAAGGTGGACAACCTACAATAGTAACAAATGCTGAAGGACAAAGAACTACGCCTTCAGTAGTAGCGTATACCAAGAATGGTGACAGATTAGTTGGACAGATAGCGAAAAGACAATCTGTTGTGAATCCAGAGAACACTTTCTTCTCAGTGAAGAGATTTATAGGAAGGAAAATGGCTGAAGTTGATGAAGAGTCGAAGCAAGTATCATATAGAGTTATGAAAGATGAGAATGGAAATGTTAAACTTGAATGTCCTGCTATTGGTAAACAGTTTGCTCCTGAGGAAATTTCTGCTCAGGTATGTATGCTTGTCTATTTGCTATTCAGATTTTCATTCAGTTAGTCTTAtaacttgtttggatggttattacgttattgtttcataatgtatcgtattATATTGTACTGTATTGGTTTGATCTATATAATGTTTGGATAGATTGGATCATTTTTTGTTTGCCGCAGATCAACAATCTAAAGGATAAACCTAAAGAAAAGTAGGATATGGGGTAAAGTTGTTACAGGTATACCAATTAATGGGAATTGTTAAAATGATAAAATCTCCATACTGTTGTACCCTTATCTACTTTCCTAATAGCTAAGTACTACTTTATTACTTCCTCTGTCTCAAAATAGTTTTCGAGTTTCACTTTTAATTCAGAGTCAATTTGATTGATCTTCGAAGCTAAACAGAGACTCAATTTGGTTACTTCGAAGCTAAATAGAGAGTTAACTTGATTAATCTTCGAATCTAAAGTGGATTAGagtaatttaatattttttaaaaattaagatattcaaaaattacacaaaaagtactataagttgatggtgaaaaaataaatcttaaaatgttagtcaaagTTCAAGTAGTTTGACTCTCAAGAAACAAAAGGTGACATGTATTTTGAGACGGAAGTAGTTCATTTGAATGGTGAAGTATAtctactacttatatattttGCAGGAAAATTGGTCAAATTGAACCTGGAAATAAGTTAGTTTGACAGATTTTTGGTTTTTATCAACTTTGGCGCGAGAATTTAGGTAGAGGTTCTGAACTTCTGATTGGTGTTTGACTGAATTTGGTTACTCTGTTTTCTTGGAGTTTATGTACAGAGTGCAGAATTTGAAATTTGTTAGTGTATGTGTTTATTCAAGCATACTCTACCTTTTCCTTATACTACTTGTGAGAAACCATTTTCCGTTTGGACTATTTCTTGTTATATGTAGACTAGTGATGGACTAGTACCTTGTTAGCCCTTCGgttggctataaatcatcttatTAACCGTAAAATGGAcattttgaagttaaattattactatTAAATATAGAATGTTCATTCTTTGTGAAACTGACTATAAATGAAAGAatactgactaaaaaggaaaagagtgtcacataaattgggacagagggagtactattttaGTAGTAACTAATAATGGTGCAGTTTCCCTGATAAAATGAATGGGGAATCGGTGCTGATCTGAAGCTTGCTATTGTGGGTTTTATTATCTTTCAATCTCTTATTTAAATTATCCGTAGAACTTTGATTTGTTAAACTGACCGGTCGAAAGTTAGTATGATTAGTTATTTGAGATGGATGAAGTCATTAGACATATCTGGGTTTTAACTGTTTAGTTATATATGTTGCTTGGACTCTCTAAAGATGTTGTCACACCCATGTTGGATTCTCCAAAATTGCTTTTCTTTTGGATCCTCTAAAAATGCATTACTTTTGGAGAATCGGACACCCACCGGTcagcatttttgaagagtccaagCAAACATAGGTTTTTAGTAATTGGTGATGCATATTTGAAATCCATCATGCTTCTTTTCTTGTGATTCTAAGGATTTGCTTAATTTCTGGCAACCAGGTGTTGAGGAAGCTTGTTGATGACGCCTCAAAATTCTTGAATGATAAAGTTGGTAAAGCAGTGATTACAGTACCTGCATACTTTAATGACTCCCAGAGAACTGCTACAAAAGATGCAGGTCGCATTGCCGGATTGGATGTTCTCCGTATAATTAATGAACCAACTGCTGCTTCCTTGGCTTATGGATTTGAGAAGAAGAGTAATGAAACTATTCTAGTCTTTGACCTGGGAGGTGGTACCTTTGATGTGTCAGGTATGTGAAGTCTTTTCAAGGCAAAAATCTGGTTTCAGTCTCATGTCTTCTTTCAATACCGGCTCCATGCTCCGTTCATATAgcacttaggggtcgtttggtttacTAATGTGGGAATTAGTTATGTAGGGATtacttattcatgtattagttattccatcttctaatTTGCATAAATAATACGTAGATTCcttcataacttatacatgtattaattatgtGGGATTGTAAACCAGTAACCAATCATACTTGGTCTGTTGAATTTTTTACATAGCAACTAAaatgctaccaaacatggtactaATTATGCTGGTTTGACTTCATAAATAAATCACTTCCTAACCAGAACCAAACAAACCCTTAATGCATCCAGCCTTGGTAGTTTAGatggatattgttattgacATCATAGTATAAAAAGGATTTGTTACTAAATCCTGATCATATGTATCTTGCTTTTCCAGAGAGTTTTCTTCCTCCCTACTAGGTTTTGAGTTGTATTATATACTTGAGCATAATCTGATTACCTCTGTCATATATGCTGTTAGATCTTCATGATGCTGACAGCTGATACATTAATGTTTCTATTTATGTACTTTGATGTAGACCATCAATAACATGGATGGAAGGAAAACCGAGATATGAACATGCCTTTGTAACTATACTAACTCATTTGTCAACTTCTATGATGCAGTTCTTGAGGTTGGAGATGGAGTGTTTGAGGTGCTTTCTACCTCAGGCGACACACACTTGGGAGGTGATGATTTTGATAAGGTATTAAATTCAGTGCCTTCTCCTTACTTACATGCATCttctttcctttgtttttttttttttttccccgttTTTGGGCTTTTTCTGTAGAGTGCTTACACGTTTTTGATCAAACAGAGAATCGTGGACTGGCTTGCTGAAACTTTTAGGAAAGACGAAGGAATAGACCTTCTAAAAGACAAACAAGCGCTTCAGCGTCTTACTGAAGCTGCTGAAAAGGCAAAGATAGAATTGTCAACCTTGACTCAAACTAATATCAGGTATGTCAGTTGTCTGTCTTGGTTTATGTGCACTACTAACTGGTTCTTTCGCCTTTGCTCCCCCTCCCTTCTGAAAAACAAACGGAGGGAGAAACTGCTGCTTCTGCTCTAACAAACTTCCATTGAATGTACCTTTTGTGCAGTTTGCCATTCATCACTGCTACTGCAGATGGTCCGAAACATATTGACACAACACTTAAAAGGGCCAAGTTTGAGGAGTTATGCTCAGACTTATTGGACAGGTACCAATAccaattttctccaaaaattactTGTCATTAAATAAGGGGGCGTTAATGTGAATATATAGGTTTCAGCTGTGCAACGGTTTAGATTTTGAGATATCTTGTTTTTGTAAGCTCAGATAAGAGTCTTTCACATAAGCAGCTAGTTTCTTAGATTTCACTGTTATGTCCTTCTGACTTGACAACACCAATTGGAATTTGTCTTCACAGGCTTAAGACACCAGTTGAAACTGCCTTAAAGGATGCCAGTCTTTCCTTAAAAGATATACATGAAGTAGTTCTTGTTGGTGGATCAACACGAATACCAGCTGTCCAAAACCTTGTCCGCAAGCTGACTGGTAAAGAGCCTAATGTTTCCGTCAATCCTGATGAAGTAGTTGCTCTTGGAGCTTCAGTTCAGGTTTGTGGCTTTCACCTCTCTCTTGAGAACATCATCTTAGATTTCGTGCAGTAATCTTACTGGTGCAAGATTGTGACGTGGTTCTGTTATTGTCTTTTATATTCTCAGGCTGGTGTTTTGGCCGGAGATGTTAGTGACATTGTGTTATTAGATGTAACTCCATTGTCACTTGGTCTGGAAACTCTGGGTGGAGTTATGACAAAAATCATCCCAAGAAATACAACACTACCGACTTCAAAGTCTGAAGTTTTTTCAACTGCGGCAGACGGGCAAACCAGTGTGGAGATTAATGTGCTGCAAGGTGAAAGAGAGTTTGTGAAAGATAACAAGTCTATTGGAAGGTTCCGTCTGGATGGAATTCCTCCAGCTCCCAGGGGCGTTCCCCAGATC
Coding sequences within it:
- the LOC132034211 gene encoding heat shock 70 kDa protein 6, chloroplastic-like, which gives rise to MASSAAMKIPFSMHKLEEKTPFLGKKISFSPRNKCYLKQKHYKPMKVVNEKVVGIDLGTTNSAVAVMEGGQPTIVTNAEGQRTTPSVVAYTKNGDRLVGQIAKRQSVVNPENTFFSVKRFIGRKMAEVDEESKQVSYRVMKDENGNVKLECPAIGKQFAPEEISAQVLRKLVDDASKFLNDKVGKAVITVPAYFNDSQRTATKDAGRIAGLDVLRIINEPTAASLAYGFEKKSNETILVFDLGGGTFDVSVLEVGDGVFEVLSTSGDTHLGGDDFDKRIVDWLAETFRKDEGIDLLKDKQALQRLTEAAEKAKIELSTLTQTNISLPFITATADGPKHIDTTLKRAKFEELCSDLLDRLKTPVETALKDASLSLKDIHEVVLVGGSTRIPAVQNLVRKLTGKEPNVSVNPDEVVALGASVQAGVLAGDVSDIVLLDVTPLSLGLETLGGVMTKIIPRNTTLPTSKSEVFSTAADGQTSVEINVLQGEREFVKDNKSIGRFRLDGIPPAPRGVPQIEVKFDIDANGILSVTATDKGTGKKQDITITGASTLPKDEVDRMVQEAEKFAREDKDKREAIDTKNQAESVVYQTEKQLKELGDKVPADVKDKVESKLKELKDAVSGGSTQTIKDVMAALNQEVMQLGQSIYSQPGAAGAGPTPGAGTTGASGSTGKDDGDEVIDADFSESN